Proteins encoded by one window of Erythrobacter sp.:
- a CDS encoding HupE/UreJ family protein, translating into MISQKADPAPNLRPLACALALCVLLIAAPAFAHDVAEGDKAFVQSTDGPAVIPFLYLGAKHMVTGYDHIAFLVGVVFFLTRLKDVVLYVSMFTLGHSLTLLGGVLLGVGANAFIIDAIIGLSVVYKGVENVGGFARIGWRFDTRVAVLIFGLFHGLGLATKVMDLEMSPNGLLTNLIAFNVGVELGQVIVLTLVVLLLGAWRHSASFKRYAFAANVALIMVGLALTAYQIAGYLSS; encoded by the coding sequence TGATCGCCGCCCCTGCCTTTGCGCACGATGTGGCCGAAGGGGACAAGGCCTTCGTCCAGTCCACCGACGGCCCCGCGGTGATCCCGTTCCTCTATCTCGGCGCCAAGCACATGGTGACCGGGTACGATCACATTGCCTTCCTTGTCGGGGTGGTGTTCTTCCTCACCCGGCTGAAGGACGTGGTGCTCTACGTCTCGATGTTTACGCTCGGCCATTCGCTCACTCTGCTCGGGGGAGTCCTGCTCGGCGTGGGCGCGAATGCCTTCATCATTGATGCGATCATCGGCCTGTCGGTGGTGTACAAAGGGGTCGAAAACGTGGGCGGCTTCGCCCGGATCGGCTGGCGCTTCGATACCCGCGTGGCGGTGCTGATCTTCGGGCTGTTCCACGGGCTGGGACTGGCGACCAAGGTGATGGACCTGGAGATGTCGCCCAACGGGCTGCTCACCAACCTGATCGCCTTCAATGTCGGGGTCGAACTGGGGCAAGTGATCGTGCTGACGCTGGTAGTGCTCCTGCTCGGCGCGTGGCGGCATTCGGCCAGTTTCAAGCGCTACGCATTCGCCGCCAATGTGGCTCTCATCATGGTCGGGCTTGCGCTGACCGCCTATCAAATTGCAGGATATCTCTCGTCATGA